A segment of the Candidatus Nitrososphaera gargensis Ga9.2 genome:
CAGCTCCTTTAGGTCATTGTTGCCAAGTAGACGTCGGGCAAGCTGTCGTGCCTGCTCATGTGTTAGAAACAGCATCATGCCAACTGTGACATCTCCGTCCGCTCTCAGATATACTGCGCACAACTCTTCGTTGAAGAGCTGCACCAACTGGTCAACGTACTGCGGTTTTACTTCATTAATCCTGCCAAATGAATACGTATATTCTTCTCCTGTCATCATAGCCAATGATTTGGATGTTCCAGACGCAAGCATGGATATTGTTGTGCCCAAATCTGTTATTTCTGCTTCAGATATTGATACGTGGTTATTCTTGACTATCATGTCTTCTTTTCCTCCAGCTGCGTTAGATCAAGTATCAGTGCCACTCTTCCATCTGAAAGGATGGTTGCGTCTGTTGGGACATTTGAAGAATTGTAACCGATTCTGTCAATATGCTTTAGCACGATATCTTGTTTACTCTCAAACGAGTCCACCACCAAACCTAAGGGTTTGCCACCTTTTTCGACTATTATGACCGTCATCTTGCAATGCGAGTCCTGTGCCGGCGTTTGCGGCACGTTGAGCACTTCTGCGCCATATACCAGCGGAACTACCTGTTCTCTGAACATAACGACTGGCTTGCCATGGATCCTCCTTAGCTCATCTTGGTCAATTTGAATGGTTGACAACACGTTTGAAATCTGAATGACATATTTTTCATTTCCTATCTTTACCAGCAGGCCTCCGATGATTGCCAAGCTCAGAGGTATTGTCATAGTAAAGGTCGTTCCATGGTTCTTTTCAGTTTTGATCCTTACCGTCCCCCCAACAGACTCGATCTTGTTAATTACAACATTGAGGCCTACTCCTCTTCCGGAAACGTCTGTGACTTTCTGCGCAGTTGAAAGACCGGGTGAACCTAGGAGATCAACAATGTCCTCTGTTGTCATAGCCTCGGCCTCCTGCCGGTTTATGATGTGTTTCTCAATGGCCTTTTCCTTCACTTTTTCAAGATCTATGCCCCTTCCGTCGTCAGACACCTCTATCAATACTTTGTCTCCAAGCCTTGATGCCTTTAGCTTGATTGTTCCATGCCGCGGCTTGCCCATCTTTTCTCTCTCCTCTGGCAGTTCTATCCCATGGTCCACAGAATTTCTCAACATGTGCAAAAGCGGATCCCTGATAGCGTCGAGCACAGTGCGGTCGAGTTCTATGCCAGTCCCTTCCATTTCCAGCCTAACTTCCTTTCCTTGGCTATTCGAAAGGTCGCGGACCATTCTTGGAAAACGGTCAAAGATCTGCTCAATTGGGACTAGCCTAATCTTCATCGTATGGTTCTGGAGATTGTTGATCAGGCGATCAAGGTTTCTGAGGACCTGCCGCGGCTTGCCTGCCTGCTGAGAATCAGAGAGTACCTGTTCAAGCCTCATTTTGGCTATCATGATCTCGCCTACAAGGTCAACAAGAGAATCCAGATCGTCCATCTTCACCCTTATGGTCTGCGTCTTAGTATGGGATTGGTTGTTGCCTGTTTCCTCAGAAATCCCTGACTGCTCTGCGGCCGGTATAATCATTCCATTTGCTGCCGCAGCCGAAGCATTAGGCGAAGACAGATCATATCCTTGTTGCCCGCTGGCATTCTCTGATCCTGAAGTTACCTTTTGGAATTCTTGCATGAATTCTTCCATATTGATGATCTTGTTCTCATCGTTTACCATCTTGTCTAGCACATCGAACGACTTGAAGAGAAAGTCTGCAACACCTGTTGTCAGGCGAACTTCTCTCTTTCTTAATCTGTCAAAGAGCTCTTCTATGGTCTTGCATACTTGCCTGATTTGCTCATAGCCCATGGTGGCGGCCATGCCCTTTAATGTGTGAGCCGCTCGGAAGGCCGAATCTAGATGTTCTTTGCTATGCGGGTCTTGCTCAAGCTGGAGCATAGCATTGTTTAGACTCTGGATATGCTCTATGGCCTCCTGTACAAACATTTCGCGATACTTGGAAAAGTCATCGGACATACTGCTGCATTCCTTCCCTCTTTCTTTCACTTTCCATCTCGCCAAGGATCCTGACTATCGCTTCTGCCATCCTGTTGGCAGGCACCATTTCGTCTACTGCTCCTAGGTCATAGGCGGCCTTGGGCATTCCAAAGACAACCGAAGTCGTGCTGTCTTGTGCGATTGTCCTGCCGCCTCTTCTTTTGATCATTTTCATGCCAAACGCGCCGTCCTGACCCATGCCAGACAAGAGCACACCAAGGGTGTTTGGTCCGAATACATCTGACGCACTCACCATGGAAATGTTGACAGAAGGTCTGACTCCTTGTCTCTTGGGAGACTTGTCGAGATGTATGGTTCCTGATTGTGTTACTGTCGTGTGGTAATCTCCTGGTGCAACATATGCAGACCCTTGCTCAAGCAGATCTCCTTCCTTCGCTTCTCTAACATCGATTCTAGAAGCACTGCCGATGTGTCGCGCAAAGGCGCTGGTGAAGGAAGGAGGCATGTGCTGGACAATCAGTATGCTTGCAGGCAGATTTGCAGGAAGTTTCGAGAAAATATCTGTAACTACTCGAGGCCCGCCTGTCGAAGATCCGATTACTATCATTTTTCTATTGCCTGAATGGTATAATGGCGCACAAGTCACGGGACTTTCCTTCTTCCTCTCTTTTAGAGGTACGAGCGCATCCGGGTAGGCACTTGATACAGCCTGGATCCTTGCGATCAGATCCTGACTTGTTTTTTTTCGA
Coding sequences within it:
- a CDS encoding chemotaxis protein CheA — translated: MSDDFSKYREMFVQEAIEHIQSLNNAMLQLEQDPHSKEHLDSAFRAAHTLKGMAATMGYEQIRQVCKTIEELFDRLRKREVRLTTGVADFLFKSFDVLDKMVNDENKIINMEEFMQEFQKVTSGSENASGQQGYDLSSPNASAAAANGMIIPAAEQSGISEETGNNQSHTKTQTIRVKMDDLDSLVDLVGEIMIAKMRLEQVLSDSQQAGKPRQVLRNLDRLINNLQNHTMKIRLVPIEQIFDRFPRMVRDLSNSQGKEVRLEMEGTGIELDRTVLDAIRDPLLHMLRNSVDHGIELPEEREKMGKPRHGTIKLKASRLGDKVLIEVSDDGRGIDLEKVKEKAIEKHIINRQEAEAMTTEDIVDLLGSPGLSTAQKVTDVSGRGVGLNVVINKIESVGGTVRIKTEKNHGTTFTMTIPLSLAIIGGLLVKIGNEKYVIQISNVLSTIQIDQDELRRIHGKPVVMFREQVVPLVYGAEVLNVPQTPAQDSHCKMTVIIVEKGGKPLGLVVDSFESKQDIVLKHIDRIGYNSSNVPTDATILSDGRVALILDLTQLEEKKT
- a CDS encoding chemotaxis protein cheC, inhibitor of mcp methylation; amino-acid sequence: MIVKNNHVSISEAEITDLGTTISMLASGTSKSLAMMTGEEYTYSFGRINEVKPQYVDQLVQLFNEELCAVYLRADGDVTVGMMLFLTHEQARQLARRLLGNNDLKELDILGRSSISEVGNILFAGSFLNDMAKYTGFKMKCSVPGFATDTIHGIIEFPISDIAATDNILVIAESELVGKITGTRIKVLIIMGITDARKLAASTGTPKRKSE
- the cheB gene encoding chemotaxis-specific protein-glutamate methyltransferase CheB, whose protein sequence is MIQNSRKTRVMVVNDSRMIREYLCNVIRSHNGFDLCETARDGEDALRKLDQADPDLILLDLEMPNLDGVTFIDKVMTRDRPIPIIVVSSYGDSGDDKNNNIIFECLDSGAVDFISLPSDSGITDRKKTSQDLIARIQAVSSAYPDALVPLKERKKESPVTCAPLYHSGNRKMIVIGSSTGGPRVVTDIFSKLPANLPASILIVQHMPPSFTSAFARHIGSASRIDVREAKEGDLLEQGSAYVAPGDYHTTVTQSGTIHLDKSPKRQGVRPSVNISMVSASDVFGPNTLGVLLSGMGQDGAFGMKMIKRRGGRTIAQDSTTSVVFGMPKAAYDLGAVDEMVPANRMAEAIVRILGEMESERKREGMQQYVR